GCCACCTGGGTCATCCAACGCCGCCCCAGCAACGCCGACCGCCACTGATCTCGCGTCACACTCCGGTGGTGCGCGCAGGTGCGCGTTGCCGTACACACCCCGGCTCGCTCTCCGCTGACCGGGCTTGCGGCGACGTGGTCGCAGGATCGCCGAACCTAGGATGGACGAATGGCCCTCGATCTGTTCGCAGGCATCCCCGTCGCCGACTACCGGGTCGCGCTGGCCTGGTACGAACGCCTGCTCGGTGGCCCACCGACGTTCGTCGTCCACGACACCGAAGTCGTGTGGGAGCTCGCGGAACACCGGTCGGTCTACGTGGTGCACAAGCCCGAGCACGCGGGCCACGCCATGATCACGCTCTTCCTCGACGACTTCGACACCGTGCTCGCCGAGATCGCCGAGCGAGGGCTGGAGCCCGCGGAGTTGGAGACCTACGCGAACGGCGTGCGCAAGGCCACGTTCCGCGATCCTGATGGCAACGAGATCGGGTTCGGCGGCGGCCCGGTTCAACCCCGTTAGACGCGAGTCCCTCCAAGGCCCCGCAAGGTTGTCGCCTAGCGCCCGTGCACAGCGTCGAGCTGGTCCGGGATGACGCTGCCGTCCTCGCGCAGCACCGGGCCGAGCGAACCGTTCGGGTCCACTTGTCCCGTGGAGGCGCAGGGGTAGGTGCTCTCCTTGCGCGGCAACGGTTCGATGAACATCGGGTTGATCACCCAGCGGCCGTCGGCCTGGTTCCGCTTGAGCACCAGGTGCGCGCCCGTGGCGTCCTCGGC
The window above is part of the Allokutzneria albata genome. Proteins encoded here:
- a CDS encoding VOC family protein produces the protein MALDLFAGIPVADYRVALAWYERLLGGPPTFVVHDTEVVWELAEHRSVYVVHKPEHAGHAMITLFLDDFDTVLAEIAERGLEPAELETYANGVRKATFRDPDGNEIGFGGGPVQPR